A single Candidatus Pacearchaeota archaeon DNA region contains:
- a CDS encoding DNA polymerase III subunit alpha, with translation MNKKFTHLHLHSHYSLLDGLAKIDDIIDKVKELGMDSVALTDHGTMYGAIEFYEKAKAKGIKPIIGCEVYESIRDMEDRTPNLDGKRFHLILLVRNEQGYKNLVKIVTEAHLRGFYYKPRVDLELLERYSDGLLATSACLQGRIPQLLLSNKKEEAEEMALKYEKIFGKGNFYLELQYHPGIPEQARANQMIIELSKKTGIPFIATNDSHYVNRDDAEAQDILMLINTGADINDKERLSMLGDDFSIRSTDEMVEAFKDVPEAISNTQKIVEACNLELKLGEFKLPSFDVPEGKNTESYLKELCYLGIEKKYDIHSPELKDIIEKVLKGKEIKIEDIKDDKLKEVIERMEYELSVINRTGFSGYFLIVQDFVNWAKNNRIVVGPGRGSAGGSIVAYLSNITNVDPLKYNLYFQRFLNPDRISPPDIDLDFTDKRRDEVINYVAEKYGRNRVAQIITFGTMAAKASIRDVGRALGYQYSYCDKIAKMIPLGFDLKDSLEKIDEFKSLYESDTEAERLIDLALKIEGCARHASTHACGVVIARNPLDDSVPTQHPTQGGESIVTQYEMHSVESMGLLKMDFLGLKNLTIIEETLKRIYAVRGINVDMDRIPLDDPKTFKLLQDGDCIGVFQLESDGMRRYVKQLKPTEIEDIIALVALYRPGPMQHIPEYINGKHQRKEVKYMHPLLKPILENTYGIPVYQEQIMRIAQDLAGFTLAEADILRKAIGKKIEKLLMEQKDKFVNGMKKNNIDERIAVELWHWIEPFARYSFNKSHAACYAIIAYQTAYLKANYPVEYMAALLTSESSDLDRISILIEECKKMKIEVLPPDINESFSNFSVVPEKNQIRFGLSAVKNVGYNIVELIVNERKNNGHFKTIEDFISRVDAKVLNKKSLESLTRAGAFDTLKERNQILSNLEKLLDWSKKNQKIKESGQRGLFDNTTSVSFSNGITLDNVEPANEYEKLMWEKELLGLYISGHPLEKYRGLLEQQTTSIRKIIGDLNGTAAGSRNPFEKYIINGETVTIGGIISSIKKIMTKKGDPMMFIKVQDLTDTIEVVVFPSMIEKNPYAFVENKIVSITGKTDTKDGMPKVIANEVEEILEA, from the coding sequence ATGAATAAGAAGTTTACACATTTGCACTTGCATTCGCATTATTCTCTTTTGGATGGATTAGCGAAAATAGATGACATTATTGATAAGGTCAAAGAACTTGGCATGGATTCAGTTGCTTTAACTGACCATGGAACAATGTATGGAGCAATTGAATTCTATGAAAAAGCTAAAGCTAAAGGAATTAAGCCTATTATTGGTTGCGAAGTTTATGAATCAATTAGAGACATGGAAGATAGGACTCCTAATCTAGATGGTAAACGTTTTCATTTGATTCTCTTAGTAAGAAATGAACAAGGATATAAAAATTTAGTAAAAATAGTAACCGAAGCTCACTTAAGAGGTTTTTATTATAAACCTCGTGTAGACTTGGAATTATTAGAAAGGTATTCTGATGGTCTTTTAGCGACATCTGCATGTTTGCAGGGTAGAATTCCTCAACTATTACTTTCTAATAAAAAGGAAGAGGCTGAAGAAATGGCTTTAAAATATGAAAAGATATTTGGCAAAGGTAATTTCTATTTAGAACTTCAATATCATCCCGGCATTCCTGAACAAGCAAGGGCTAATCAAATGATAATAGAGTTGAGCAAAAAAACAGGAATTCCTTTTATTGCCACCAATGATTCCCACTATGTCAACAGAGATGATGCTGAAGCTCAAGATATTTTAATGTTGATTAATACTGGAGCTGATATTAATGACAAAGAAAGACTATCCATGCTTGGAGATGATTTTTCAATCAGAAGCACTGATGAAATGGTAGAAGCTTTTAAAGATGTTCCTGAAGCAATTAGTAATACTCAAAAAATAGTTGAGGCTTGTAATCTGGAATTAAAATTAGGAGAATTCAAACTTCCCTCTTTTGATGTTCCAGAAGGAAAAAATACAGAAAGTTATTTAAAAGAATTATGTTATTTGGGAATTGAAAAAAAGTACGATATTCATTCTCCCGAATTAAAAGATATTATTGAAAAAGTTTTAAAAGGAAAAGAAATAAAGATTGAAGATATTAAAGATGATAAACTAAAAGAAGTAATCGAGAGAATGGAATATGAGTTGTCGGTTATTAACCGAACTGGCTTTTCAGGATATTTTTTAATTGTTCAGGATTTTGTTAACTGGGCTAAGAATAATAGAATTGTCGTTGGGCCAGGTAGAGGCTCAGCTGGAGGTTCAATTGTCGCCTATCTTTCCAATATTACCAACGTTGATCCATTAAAGTATAACTTGTACTTCCAAAGGTTTTTAAATCCAGACAGAATTTCTCCTCCTGATATCGATTTAGATTTTACTGACAAAAGAAGAGATGAAGTTATTAATTACGTTGCTGAAAAATATGGACGAAATAGAGTTGCACAAATTATTACCTTTGGAACTATGGCTGCTAAAGCTTCAATTAGAGATGTGGGCAGAGCTTTAGGCTATCAATATTCTTATTGCGATAAAATCGCAAAAATGATTCCTTTAGGTTTTGATTTGAAGGATTCATTAGAAAAAATAGATGAATTTAAATCTTTATATGAATCAGATACTGAAGCTGAAAGACTAATTGATTTGGCATTAAAAATTGAAGGCTGCGCCAGACATGCTTCAACTCATGCTTGTGGAGTTGTAATTGCCAGAAATCCCCTAGACGATTCGGTGCCGACTCAACATCCAACTCAAGGCGGAGAATCGATTGTCACTCAATATGAAATGCACTCTGTTGAATCAATGGGACTATTAAAAATGGATTTTTTGGGATTAAAAAACTTAACCATCATTGAGGAAACTTTAAAAAGAATTTACGCTGTCCGCGGAATTAATGTTGATATGGATAGAATTCCATTAGACGATCCTAAAACTTTTAAATTATTGCAAGATGGAGACTGTATTGGAGTGTTTCAATTAGAATCTGATGGAATGCGTAGATACGTTAAACAATTAAAACCAACCGAAATTGAAGACATCATTGCTTTAGTTGCTTTGTATCGTCCTGGTCCGATGCAACATATTCCTGAATATATTAACGGTAAACACCAAAGGAAGGAAGTTAAATACATGCATCCATTATTGAAACCGATTCTTGAAAATACTTATGGTATTCCCGTATATCAAGAACAAATTATGCGTATCGCTCAAGATTTAGCTGGTTTTACTTTAGCTGAAGCAGATATTTTGAGAAAAGCTATTGGTAAAAAGATTGAAAAGCTTTTAATGGAGCAAAAAGACAAGTTTGTTAATGGAATGAAGAAGAATAATATCGATGAAAGAATTGCGGTTGAGTTGTGGCATTGGATTGAACCTTTTGCTAGATATTCTTTTAATAAATCCCACGCTGCTTGTTATGCCATTATTGCTTATCAAACAGCTTACTTGAAAGCTAATTATCCTGTTGAATATATGGCTGCTTTGCTGACTTCAGAAAGTTCTGATTTGGATAGAATTTCAATTCTAATTGAAGAATGTAAAAAAATGAAGATTGAAGTTTTGCCTCCAGACATTAATGAAAGTTTTAGCAATTTCAGTGTGGTTCCAGAAAAGAACCAAATTAGATTCGGATTATCAGCCGTTAAAAATGTGGGCTATAATATCGTAGAATTAATTGTTAATGAAAGAAAAAATAACGGACACTTTAAAACAATTGAAGATTTTATTTCCAGAGTTGATGCCAAAGTTTTAAATAAAAAATCATTGGAAAGTTTAACTAGAGCCGGAGCTTTTGATACTTTAAAAGAAAGAAATCAAATTCTTTCTAATTTAGAAAAACTATTAGACTGGTCCAAGAAAAACCAAAAGATAAAGGAGAGTGGACAGAGAGGTTTGTTTGATAATACAACCTCCGTTAGTTTTTCAAACGGAATAACATTAGATAATGTAGAACCAGCTAATGAATATGAAAAATTGATGTGGGAAAAAGAATTATTAGGATTATATATTTCTGGCCATCCACTAGAAAAGTACAGAGGATTACTAGAACAACAAACGACGTCAATTAGAAAAATTATTGGAGATCTTAATGGTACGGCAGCAGGTAGCCGAAATCCATTTGAAAAATATATCATTAACGGAGAAACGGTCACGATTGGAGGAATCATTTCGAGTATTAAAAAAATAATGACGAAAAAAGGAGATCCGATGATGTTCATTAAGGTGCAAGACTTGACGGATACGATTGAAGTAGTGGTCTTTCCTTCAATGATAGAAAAAAATCCCTACGCCTTTGTAGAAAATAAAATAGTGTCAATTACGGGTAAAACGGATACGAAAGACGGAATGCCCAAAGTAATTGCCAATGAAGTTGAAGAAATATTAGAAGCATAA